The following DNA comes from Erythrolamprus reginae isolate rEryReg1 chromosome 8, rEryReg1.hap1, whole genome shotgun sequence.
ccatccccccggaggctccctggcagccaaaaacgccctcaggagcctctgtgtgagccaaaaatcaactggggaGCACACGCatccacgttggagctgagctagggcaacggccatAGGTCcatcatcactgtcctaggcccaCTCCAGGCGAGTTGCACATACAGGAAATGCAGGTGTTGTTTCAGGGAACGGCCATCCTGGAGGTCCTTTCCATACGGACAAATGAAGGAGGTGTCTGGCCACACTCAGTGGCTGGAGGGCCaagcatcccccctccccccccgggaTCACCAACCGAAAAACCCGTCCTGGGCTTTGATTGCCAGGATCTCCCTGAGGCAGAAGAGAAGAGGAACCCAGCTGGCCCCTGAAGCAGAACCTTTGCCCAGACAGCCAGGCATCTGGACCACCCTGCTGGGTCAGGCCACAGAACCACTGTCGGTGCCACGGCTGGGTCTGCAGGAGCTCTCTGCTCCACCGCCTCCCAGCAACCAGCATTTCAGGTGCACCATCCCCGGCTCCTCACTGGTCCTTGCAGAAGCCATCAATTGGGGTTTTTTCCATATGTCAGAAAGCCCCCCTGCCCCCTCACCCAGCAATGTCATCCAGGAGCCATGAGGCGACCTTGGCAGGTGAAGAACGGATGGAAGACACTGGGGACATTAAGAGAGACGGAAGCCAAGTTGGGAGGCTGAGGAAGGGGAGAGGCCGGCCGGCTGCCCAGGAAGGACAGAGGTCCAGGCTCCCCAGAGTTTCAGGAGGGGCTGCACTCAGACCCCCCACCCTCACCATCGCCCCAGGCCAGGAAGAGGCGGGCGAGTCACTTCCGTCCCTTTTCCGTTTTCTAAAAGCCGACCCAGGGCAAGGGGGCTTCTGCGTTCAAGGCCTGGCCTGGGCTCCTCTTTGTAGGAGGTTTtgggtttgtttattttattttcctgtttttttcttcctcAAATCAGCCAGGAGGGAAACCGCCCCCCTCCCGCCCAGCCTGGCCGACGCCTGGAAGAAAGGCTCCGCCAGCTGCCGGCCTATTAAGAGTCCCAACCGGGAAACACAGAGGCGGCAGGGGGATCTTTACGCCTTCACGCTCATCGGCCGCGACTTATTAGAAAACGATGCGCACCTCGGGAAGGaccggggggggaggagggggggcctTGCAAAAGGAAAAGCAGCACCGGTGCGAGTGTGTTTCGAGTGGAGCTGCTGATGCTCACACTCTCCGGCTCAGCCGATCTCCCGAGCCTGACCGGGCCCCAGAGGGCAGCCCCAAACTTTCCTGAAGCAGGAAATGGGCCTCGGCTACCCCGACACCCCCACTGTCAGTGGCCCTTCGCCCCTGCTGGAAGGGGGCAGGCGGAGGACCTGCTCTTGAGCCCCCCCGgcctttcctcctcccccccttccctcctgaaGCAGCTGTAAGCAAAGCTGCCCTctccccaggggtgggctgcagcCTGGATTGGGGCAggagacgcagtggggtagccaaaatggaccccccccccagagcacccaatttacactgaaggaaattgaaagaaaacgcagggcgtcctgcataagccacggccacagtgtggtagtaaaaaatttggtagcccttcactgcctctcCCCCATGGCCggggtccccaacccccagcACCGGTCCATGGCATGCCGgcaaccccccccctccagtcTGCGGAAGAGCCTTCCCCCACGGAGCCCAGCCCTCCCCTCCACCCCTTCCCCAAAGGCTTCCTACAAATTCCCCATCGAGGGACActgcctcacacacacacacacacacaccctgtgaGTCCTGCTGGGAACGGGAGGAGAAGCCCAGGAGCCGCTCTGTGCCCCTGTGACTGACGGGGGCATCCCCCTGCCAATCGAGGCCTGGCAGGAAAGAGCCACCCGCTCGCTTCAGGAGACACCACCCGCCGAGCGCGCACTGGTGGGGCCAAAGGTCCTGCGGGAGACATCACTTGCATCAGCCAGACGGGGCAGAGGCCGGCCGGCCCCCTCTCCCTCCCGTAATGGCCGTGCGTGGGTTGCCCAACTAGGTCCCTCTCGGTGATTGGGCAAAGGGCTGCCCGTTATCCCCAGAGCCTGGCACGCTGGTCTAGCGCCTTCTTCGTCAGGTCCATCCATCCAGGGAGGCACCTAGCCTTCCCGTCCCCTGCTGCCGGCAGCGCAACCAAGATGCAAACGAAAGGGTAACCGGAAGGGAGACCCCGAAGGTGAGGCCAACGGGTGACGCTCGGGAGGTGAGACTCCCTGGCCAGATTCTCACGGGTGCCCGCAATGGCACGCTTACATGACTTGGCTGGCACAGGGTAAGAGACCAACAAGCTATGGACAAGCAAAGCGCAACGTGACATAGGAAACCAGGCCGATCCTGGCTCCCACGTTCCCTGTACTGAGTGCTGTGGTAGTGAGACATGTTTCCTGGGACTATCTGGTGTCCTCCAGAGCCGGCCAGAATTCAGGGACGGGAACAGCAAAATCAATCTGCATCCTACCTGGGAAAGGACGAGGCCAGGCTGGGCCTCCGTGTCAGCCAGACCAGGATCCAAGCGTCAATAGTCCAGGGGTCTTGCAGAACGAaacaaagcacacacacacactcctcacAGCAAGCTTTACACTACAAACGCCCCTCCACATATTTCTCTTTGGTTaccaccagaggtgggctgctaagggggaacgGCGACGTGGGCTcaccccccgtggctctgagtgctagcggagtccagcgcaattctgctgctgcacctgggcaggtagcgaaattgcatGCAGACACGCAAGAGCACCCGTGGCCCAGGTgccgtagcagaattgcactggactccgctggcactcagagccacggggggcgAGCCCACGTCGCGgttcccccttagcagcccacctgtgGATGCCATGTCTGTAGCCAAGCCATCTCACTGGACCGCACACGGCCGGCTCTGCACCAACCCCCCTTTGTGCTACTTTCCCCCCCATAACCACCTGCGCCCCACACGGCCTGGTTACCGCCACGGAGGCAGAAACATGGGAGAGTCTTTCGTGGGAGCTGCTTCTCTGGTCTCTGCAGCGGTTCCTGAGACCCGGGaagcccagcctgccaggcagcGCTAATGAGGCGGACTTGAAAGTCGGCTGCGCCAAGACTCGGTCTCTGAAAGGCCTGATCATCCCtggtgccccccaccccccctgcaAAGGAGCATCGGggctgcagctcccttttcatcgCCAGCAATTAGCACCTGGCGAGTGACGCACTTGGAACAGGAACGCACCTGTTTGCCTTCAGCCAGGCAGAAACAGGCCTTGCCCTTCGCAGAGCCCGGAGGCCTGACGGAAGTGGGTGTTTGTGGGAAGGGGCCCCGGCGACACCCTTCTTGGCCCCGGCCTCGTGCTCAGAAGGCAGCAAGGAAAAGGGGCGTGTTTGGAGACCAGAAGCCGAGGCGAAAGGCAGGAAAGCCCACCTGGTCCTGCAGGGGCTTCTAACCCCCCCTCCCAATGGGTCCCTTTCTGCCTTTCCTTCCCTGAGCTGCCTTGCCCAAATTGACCCAGGAAGGGAAGGCAGGCGGACACCCAGCAGCCCCGTCGCTCGCCCTGAGGTGTCGGCCAGGCTTGGGTTCCAAGAGGGCCAGTCCTCCTCCGCCTGCTTGGCTTCCGTGGCCCCCTTTCTCCCGCCCCGGCTGCAGCCGGCAAAGGCTCGGCAGGACGCGAGGGGTGAAGCTTGACTGCAGAAAACACGACTTCAGCAACTGCTGAGTGAccgatgcctggaactcactactggactctgtggtttcttccccacaaacccaaaatcttcaaccttacatttccTGCAGCCAAGAGGGAGCTGCCCAAGCCCCCATTgagcctcccctccctctcctcctgtccttttttaaccctttttttaatcacctctttatactttgttatcttaatacaaactataactctacacgtgtatgacaaatatataaatacaataaaagaaataaacgAAAGCCACGGAGCCGCCAGGCGCGTGGAAGCAGCAGCGCGGGGCCGCCTCCTCCCGCCAGCCCGCCCCGTCCCCTGGAGCTTCCCCGGCGGGCTGCTGCGAGGCCAGTCGGTCCCTGATGGAAAGTCCACCGCTCCCCCCGCCCGGGTCCCTCGCAGGGCGGCAGAAACTTTGGCGGGACGGAGCCCGACGGTCCCCGGAGCCCGACCCGCCCTCCGGAGTGCCCGCACGGCGCTGGGAGCCGGGCAAGGCGAAGCTGCTGCACCTGTTGCCCCGCCGGCGGCAGCGCTGACGCAACCCGGGGCTCCGCTTGCAACCGGACGGACGGAAggtccgcgcgcccgcccgcccgccccgcccgctCTCACCCGCCGCGGCCACGCAGCTCCTCAGCAGCCGGCGAGCGCGGaggcaggcagggaggaaggaaggaaggaggcggccGGCGGGGCGCGGGCTATCTAAGGCGGGCGAGGGGCGGGCCGAGCGCCAGCGACCGCCCCCTCCAGTCGGGCTCCCCTCCCGGGCCGCCAGCTGGAGGGGGGCGAGGGCGCCGGCTGGAAGCGTTTCCCGGCTGGGCTCAACGAGGCAGAGGCGGCCCGGGGCTCCGGGCGGGCGGCTTCTCCCGCGGGGGCACAGCAGAGGCTTCGGGCAGCCTGCCGGCGGTCGAGGTTCCTCCGGGCCCCGTTGGGCTCCCCCCGCATTCAGAGCCGGGACTGGCCGCATTCAGGGGAAAGTTCCCACGGCATCCCAAAGGCCGGAAAAGCGcagcgcccgccgctcgcctgggGAACTTCTGGTCCACGTCACGGGGCATCTCAGACCCGAAAACCCCCCTGCAGTCCTCATTGCCCGAGCACGCGGAGGCCTCCTTGGGGCGCCCCCCGCTGGCCTGACCGCGAATCTACACCAacatttagaaacagaaacagaagatAGACGGCAGgcaaagacctcctggtccatctagtctgcccttagactgtttcctgcattttatgttacaatggatccgtgtttctcccaggcatgtttcaattcagttcctgtggattgaccaaccacttctgctggaagtttgttcaaagcatctactgctcttccCGAAAAACTGTACATggtatattgttttaaaataatatttttgctgtaaggcgcccagagtcctttgggagttgggcagcgttagaaattagataaataaataaaataaatagggcaGGTGGGAAAGGGCAGCTCTCGGCTATGGGAGCAATTCGGTTAGGTCAGCTAACCCCAGGACACCTGCAGGCATCTCGCTACAGAAACTAGGAATTGCAcacaaaaaaaagatgttgaataactgacaaataacaatatactgtatacaactgctcaaaaaaataaaggaaacactcaaagaacacatcctagatctgaatgaatgactgaaatattctcgttgaatattctgtacaaagttgaatgtgcacaacagcaggtgaaattgatggtcaatccgggttgcttcctaagtggacagttggatttcacagaagtttgatttatttggagttatattgtgttgtttaagtgtttcctttgttttctttatttttgagctgtacatacatacatacatacacatatacatatatgtatgtatatgtcacatgtttttgctgaatttgaaaactaagggagaccaggatagatctattccgGCCTTATTTCGGCCTCATCAGCTGTGTATATGTACAGCAgggcccctctttcccttccccctaaacCTGTGCAGGTCCTCTGAGCCAACTGCCCTGGACCAGGGCAGAAACCcagcagattctggagaaccaggagCAGAGATTTGGATCACTTTGGAGAACTGGCTGGTCCtagaatggagatttttgcagtatctttcccctgccacgcccaccaggcCACGCCTACAGAGCCTGTTGGGAATTGAATGCGACCCCTGCCCTGGAGTGCTTCTCGTTTGAGAAGGTGCAGTCAGCCACATCTGGATGAAACCACAGGGGAAAGCCTGCCGGAGAGCTCTGCTTCTGTGGGCTCCCTCCCCTGCGTTGTTTCCTAGCCCTGTTCCACCCTACGTCCACCTCTACACAGGTCTGCCTGAGAAAGTAACAGTCCATCCAAGAACACCATCTCTTCCGGCCAATTTCGTTTTTATTGCAGTCTTGTTCCTCTCCTCTTAAACGCTAAGGACAGTTTATACACCTGGGTCATTACAACCACTAGGAGAACGTGCAGAAGAAgtgaaaagaaataagaaatggcTTTTTAAGCTTTCACTTTCTCCCCACCAcaggcccccctccctcccccccaatgaGGCCAGGATGAGCATAAAACACAGTGGCAGGTGAGAGAACGGAGTCTGAGACCAACCTGGCAAAAAGTGAAGAGCCagccctttccccctccctccttctgtccagCTGTCCAGGGAGACACAAGCTTCGCTTAGCTCTCCTCCCTGTGTTCCATCCAAATTTTTAAACGTCCCCTCTACATTTTCGGCAACTGTTGCTGGATAATCTTGCCAAAGCCGCCTCTTCCTTCGTCAAAATCCTTCCGGTACTCGTCTCTTACCtggagaagagagggaaaaaaccaAGATAAAGTCCAGCTGACCTCAGCAGAGCCGTCTGCATCCCAGGCTTTACAAAACAGGAGCCACCCTCGATTCTGGATGGACTCTGCAAAAGCCATCCCTGGACGGTCACTCGGGAAGAAGCTTGCAAAGCACATTCTGACAGCCCCTCAGCCTGGAACTGGCCTGAAATGGGCAGGTGTTGCTCCCCTGCTCTCTCTGCAGCCGGACACAGCCCCCTTGGCTCAGGCCACTCAAGGCTCAGATAGGGAGGAAGCCTTCATCCGTGCAAACCAGGGATTGACACAACTGAAAAGGAAACCTCTCCCAATGACAGGCAAGGCATAAGGACCCAAGAAGAGccaatgctgaatcgggccaaagcccatggagcatagttccctctaagctgagcactgagcaatcgctcacttaaaaatcatcatcaactcagagttttccaaacctgcccagaagccgagagggaaagagtgagagggaaagagtgagagggaaggagagagagaggaagagagagaaacagagagaaaaaagagaggaaggaaaagagaaagaaaaagaatgggagtaaggaagagagaaagaaaatcaaaatctagtttgaaactagctcaactatttaagtggcattttgatattgatagagttgccctatgatgagctcactgttatagacacacagtacagtattttattttgaaattctctggggcaaaacagggtgggtttttgtttgtttgtttgtttattatttctgtgccgcccagtcccaaagggactgccgctcagacactatacttttccgcccaccccccaaaaaaattagagggaacactgccatggagtccagcattctgtgtcccacagtgccccccccaattgtccatggggatcttgagccgaaagagaaggcaaaaccctccctttccttggacccccaacaaatgggacccaagggaaccctgcctgcctcaacccacacatggacatccgtttcaatcaccaccatggatacactcggcatccctgaatctgtctcatcctgccttgaagttctccaggctgacagctgtcacggcctcttctggaaggcAATCCCATCAACCACggaccctctgggtggagaaatatctccctttctttgtcctcactttcttacctgtgagcttgaGGGAGGGGCCCCTCATACTAGTATTGTGcaagagagaaaataattttctctacccccccccccccccttttctaccccatgcaggattttaaGTGCTGTGTGATCTCTGCTGGCAAAACGTACGGACTCCCAGGTGCCTCCCAGCTCAGAGTGGTCTCCAGAGGAAGGGACCCTTGGCGAAGTGGGTCCCCTCAAGGCCCGGCCCCCTCCCAGCCCCCCGCCTTTACCTGCCCGCCTGACAGGCCGCGTCCATACTGCCTGCCTTCCTTGAATCCTGCATCCCAGTCTGTCCGGATAACACGGTCGTCCAGCCGGGTCCCATTGATGAAGCGCATGGAGTGCTCAGCTTCAGCCTTTGTGTAGTATCTGGAGCATCGTTTTAGGAAAGGTTTGCAGGCGCCAAGTCACAGGGTGCAACTTCGGAGAACAGCAACCCAGGCCATGCAGAACAAGCTTCCAAGCCCTGCAGACAGGAACCACAAGCCCCAGGAGGGGCAGAAACCCAGCACCTTCTGCCAAAAGTATCCTGGGTCAATTCCCTTGGCACAAAGAGGGGCTGCAGGGCAGAACGAGCCCACTGCCCTGCAGGAGAGCAGCCTTGTTCTGGGCGCAACTGGCATGAACAGGAAGAAGCTGCCCTCATTTCcattcagaatagagctggaagggaccttggaggtcttctagtccagccccctgctccagCAGGAGACCCTCTACAATTTCAAGGCAAGACAGGGGCTGCGCAGGctctctttaaaaacctccagtgctaCAGCGCCCacagcttctggtggcaagctgtcccactggtgAATTGTCCCAGGGAGGAAGATAGGAGGTTTCTCCTGCGACTCTCCTTGATGCCTTTCCATCCAGACTtttctcttcctcatcctcctcccccAGCAGTCTCCCCTccctgagcccccccccccaaggccccCCATGCCCCGGCAAGGATACTCCACGAAGCAGAAGCCACAGGGCGTGTGCTTCTTCTTGTCCAGGCCCATGATGATGCGCTTGACGTCTCCGCACTTGGAGAAGAGTTCATGGATCTGCTCCTCCGTGGTGTAGAAGGAGAGGTTGCCCACGTAGAGGGTGGAGGAGCTCTTCAGGTCTTCCGCCTGCTGCTCCTTCTTTCCCTGCAAAGGACCCCCAAAGGACCCATCAGCCACCGCCAGCCCAGAATCCAGAACTCAGCCAGGACTTCCATCTgccgctggggaattctggagttgcAGCCCAGGTTTCTTAATGCAGCTGAGAtggaccaaccccccccccaaggcccccagcaaagggggtggggggcaaGGAAACAGGGAGGCCTAAACAAGAGATCTCtgaccattgttgttgttgttatttcaacaatacaacgcAGTAAAGGAGATCCTTATGCTGGATAGTGATCTCCTTTGccgtgttgtattgttgaaatattattgttgttgttgttgttgttatttcaacaatacaacacagcaaacgagaacattatccagcagtgatctcgtttgctgtgttgtattgttgaaataatgataatagtaataacaacaacatttcaacaatacaacacagcccaacaagatcactatgctggatagaGATctggtttgctgtgttgtattgttgaaatattattattattattgttattgttgttgtcacAATACAAAACAGCAAACCAGATCTCTATCCAGCATAGCGATCTCGTCTGCTgcgttgtattgttgaaatattaTGGTTATTACTTCTATTATTAGGTGGTGGCGGTGGCTCTCCCCCTCCCGCCTGgacgaaggcccagccagccccttccCACGAGCCCGCGGTTCCCTCCGGGTGCCGGCCAGGGGCTCCTGCCCAGCGAGCGCTCCCACGCACCTTATAGGACTGCTCCAGGTAGTCGCTCAGGCCGCAGTACGAGTCGCTGGTGAGCATCTTCAGGGTGCTGCCGAGGAGGCCCGACATCTTGAGCGGCGAGCCGGGCGGCCTCAGACTCGCCAACTCGGCCCACCGACTGGCAATTGGCTCCAGCGCCTGTCGCTCACAAGAGCCCTCCCCTTCCCTGGGCTGCCTCGTCGGCCGCCCTCGTGACTTCGCCGCTAGGGTTGCTGGGGATTGTGGTTCGGCCTCGACATTCCCGCCATGCTTTGCGCAGAAGAAGACTGAGGAAAAGGCGGAGGGGCGACGCTTGGGCGGGAAAACCGGGCATCCATTTTCTCGGCCTCTGGCAGGCGGACTTCTGTCAGTCACGGTCTCTTCTTTCAGGAGAAGCCTGGATTTGAAAGGCTACTTTTAGCTTCaccaggtgcagtggcagaagCACAACCAAttttttcaactcccagaactccccccccagctggggcattctgggagttgaagtccacgcctcTTAAAATTtccaagattgaaaaacactggcctagagtagCCAAACACGAGGAAGAATTTGATTAAAAGCTGAGAATATTTCTAGGGACTTGGTGCCGATTAATCTGCAGCTGATGAAAATTCACACCTTTTAATCAATTTGGCTAGTCAGAAAAGGTGAATCCGGGCCGTTTCTGATATAAAATGGTTACCAGACTCAttcttgtggttttttttttcctaatgaggCCTCCTAGCAAATATGATTATAAAGTTTGTTCCCCAAAGAAAAGTTGAGTGAGCTTCTATGGCAGTACATTCTCAGAAGCGTTCTTGCCTGGGTTTTAGTGGTTAACTATTTCTTCCCTTCAGGTCACCTAATAGTCACTTGGCTATTAGAAATTAAAGTCAAGTTGGGGCCCTTCAGTAAGAAGGAGGAGGCATTGTGTCCATCCTCAGGGGGCTCCCAGAGAGGCAGGGCACCATAGGGTTTGCTCAAGACAGATTTGCTAAGCAGGTTATGAAGAATATTCAGCAGCAACTAacaaagtaaaagtaaagtactATTTGGCTGGCCAGAAAGGGGCTGCAAAAGGGCAAGAAATGGACATAGTGCTTCCTTTTTCATGTCCACCAAGCACCCCCCAAAGAGCCTTCGCTGGGTCAGCAGAAAGCTGGTCCACCTTGCAGCTCTATCAATGAAGCAAAGGCTGGAGGATGCTCAAAGCAGGAAGAATATGGTGGGAAAATAAGATATAAACTAGAACAACTAACATTGTTAAAAACCTTCTTTTCAAGGGCCTATTATTCTACATAGCAGAAATGGAAGATGAAAGTGACAGTCTGAAAATAAGAGGTAACTTTTGCATACAGcaatgaaatatatttatttatttattcgatttttatgccgcccttctccttagactcagggcggcttacaacatgttagcaatagccctttttaacagagccagcctatggcccccacaatccgggtcctcattattTAACTTTAGGGGTATAATCGACTCCTCTCTCTGCAGGTTCTTTCAAACCTGCTGTTTCAAAGAGATTTCTGATTCTGCTCTGACAGTTTGAGTCTGTAGATCTGAGTTGGAGTGTGTCAGCACCACTATCCCACCCAACCTTGTTGACAGCGTGTTAAGAGAatgttgtatgattattttacaGGTCTAAACTTCCAAAAGAAGGACAGCCTCTTGTAATCTTCCCCAATGCTGCTGGGAAATACAGGAGAAGGCCACTGACATAGTAGGCGGCACCTGGCTGCTTAAGGAGATGGCATCACCTGCTTAAGGGTCGTGGTTAGGTTTGATCAGACGTGGATAGGGTCAGGGcggaaatttattttatatattcgattttttaatgccgcccttctccttagactcagggcagcttacaacatgttagcaatagcactttttaacagagccactgCTACCACTTTGGCCTACCGGTAGCAGTGGCTGCCAGTGGTtcgctgaaccagtagcaatggatggatggacacacacacacacaccccgaacCAGTCCCCCAGTCACCGCTTGCTCATCCTACAAGCGGATGTCCCAGGGTTCTCTGCTGCCTGCTTCCACCTGCCACCCGCTCACCTCCCTCCCCAGTGCACGGGGCCTGCGCTCTGGCCCTATCCTGGCCAGCCTGATGGCATCATGCGGAACACCAACAGTCCAATGTGGTGTGCATGGGCAGCAGCCCCTGGACATCCGTTTGCTGTCCCAGAACGGTGGCATTGCTACTGCTGCCGCTGCTCTCAGGCTTAGCCccataacagcagcagcagaaggtaaGGCCAACCCTGGGGGGTGAGGGGAGAGGAAGACCCCCTGTGCTCGTCCGAGGAGCCACTTCAGAGGGACATGGCGAGTCTCACTCGCCTTTTGGGCAAGTCCAACACGGATCCGGCCTGAGGGACCATCCCGAAAAAGAAGCTTGCGTCTCCTTCCTTGGACACGGGGAAAGGGTCTGGGCTTGGTGACATAATTTGAACCGCCCACCCACACACAGGGAGGCTCGGAGGAAGCAGCAGCATCGATGGCAATGGCCCCTTGCCCTGAAGCACTGTGGCCAGGTCCTAGTGTTTGAGAGACTCCGTTCCGCAGGACAGAACACGTCGACCTCGCCAGCGCTGCTTTTGCCTTGGATGTTTCTCCCAGGAATGCAGTGGGTGAGAGCAAAAGAGCAGGGCAGAGCCCGGGAGGCTGCCGAGGGAAGAGCTGGAGATTCCCAGCAGGCTCCTCTGTGGAGCTGACCCCACCTGCAAGACTTGTAGGGGGTGGGGTTACCTTCTTGAGAGGCTGCTAGCCTGTAACCTGGGGGAAAATACCAGCTGTTTGtcggaacttttttaaaaacttttttggttaaaaatgctaaaaaaaaaaaccaaatctaAAAACTGGGCATGCCCACCGAGTTATATCACTCCACCAAACCACGCTCACAgaaccagtggggggggggggggattacattTCACTACTGGATAAGGGCCTCTTTCCTGACCGTCACTGCCCACTGCACTACTGCCCTCTTGACTCAGTATGAAGCTGAATCCTAAAGAGAACCCTTTAGGATTGCTTAACCCTTAAGGGAACTCTTATTTAAATCCCATCAACTGACATCCTTGAGCTCTGGCATTTTATTTACCTACTggaatgaggggggggggaattaagttGTCTGACTTGAAAACAATTTGCTGCCTCTTATTTTTATTCTAATGTTATTATATCTTTCAGAGTTGATTCAAAAATTGATGGGCCGAGAGACATCATTTGATATAGCAGACAGTATTGAGAAGCTGTTCAGCAAGATAGAAAGTACAAATAAAGAAAATTGGAAAGTGAATCAGAAAGCCCAGgtagagaaaggggggggggggggggagcaagagTCATTAAAGGCAACAGGTTGAAAAATTAGGGAAGCCCATCCCCCAAAAAATCCATATTAGAAACATTTGATTTTTAGTTAATATTATGTTCTTCTACATACTGTATCTCCAAAGATGTAGAATAGTTACTGTGCATTGGCCCAAGTCTTTCTCTCAGCATAATTGAGCAAAGAGTGAAGAGAGGCGGTTCAACTGCTCTTGGTCAATGACACTTGTTGACCCCTCACAGACTTGCCAGTGACCTAACAGCACCTGCCAGGCCATCTTCTGCCTACCTCTGCTTTTTTGTCCCTCTAGCAAAGCGATAGCTACTGGTAGTagctcctctttttcctttctacaTTTTCCTGGGATTCCAAATCTCCTATGATTAAATTAAATAATCACTGCCTAGCTTTAACCTTTTGGCTGTTTTATTTATACTTAAATGATTTCTA
Coding sequences within:
- the NCBP2 gene encoding nuclear cap-binding protein subunit 2, translating into MSGLLGSTLKMLTSDSYCGLSDYLEQSYKGKKEQQAEDLKSSSTLYVGNLSFYTTEEQIHELFSKCGDVKRIIMGLDKKKHTPCGFCFVEYYTKAEAEHSMRFINGTRLDDRVIRTDWDAGFKEGRQYGRGLSGGQVRDEYRKDFDEGRGGFGKIIQQQLPKM